Proteins from a single region of Spirochaetota bacterium:
- a CDS encoding SGNH/GDSL hydrolase family protein, whose protein sequence is MRILIRGGSIAAGIGAARSYVDIVRERLAADGREVLNVSRARDTSFQAVWDFAPDIEQFRPDILVLHFGIDDIYRPVYRSEFRENLVQVIRLARVRFNPKIYLMGSHSFPNPVEMDAAWIFYSTMREVAQDLACVFVPVHLAWMNHLYETGRKHEELVQKDERLPNEEGHRLYAKALIKAFARNGVCG, encoded by the coding sequence ATGCGCATACTAATAAGGGGCGGCAGCATCGCCGCGGGAATCGGGGCCGCGCGATCCTACGTCGACATCGTGCGCGAACGGCTTGCCGCGGACGGGCGGGAGGTGCTGAATGTTTCACGCGCGCGTGACACCTCATTCCAGGCCGTCTGGGATTTTGCCCCCGACATAGAGCAGTTTCGCCCGGACATCCTGGTACTTCATTTCGGGATCGACGACATCTACCGTCCCGTGTACCGATCCGAATTCCGCGAAAATCTCGTCCAGGTCATACGGCTGGCGCGTGTGCGATTCAATCCCAAAATCTATCTCATGGGCTCGCACAGCTTCCCGAACCCGGTCGAGATGGACGCCGCCTGGATTTTTTATTCCACCATGCGCGAAGTGGCACAGGATCTCGCGTGCGTGTTCGTGCCGGTGCACCTTGCCTGGATGAACCACCTGTACGAAACGGGAAGGAAACACGAGGAGCTTGTGCAGAAGGACGAACGCCTCCCCAACGAGGAAGGTCATCGGCTCTACGCCAAGGCGCTGATCAAGGCGTTTGCCAGGAACGGAGTGTGCGGATAA